Proteins from one Deltaproteobacteria bacterium genomic window:
- a CDS encoding FecR domain-containing protein: protein MRNFMKIICLLVLVVCLDARLAQADDSIGAIKKLNGAATFVREKTELKVKLGDPVFMKDVLKTDNNGSLGITFKDNTMISVGPNTVYTIDEYVFKPGEQKLAFVSKISRGTLHFVSGSLTKMAPDAVKVKTPEATIGFRGTRCLIKVEDN from the coding sequence ATGCGCAACTTCATGAAAATTATCTGTCTTTTGGTTTTAGTTGTTTGTCTTGATGCACGATTGGCTCAGGCGGATGATTCGATCGGCGCTATCAAAAAGCTAAATGGCGCGGCCACGTTTGTCCGGGAGAAAACGGAGCTTAAAGTTAAGCTGGGCGATCCGGTTTTTATGAAAGATGTCTTGAAAACAGACAATAACGGTTCTTTAGGAATCACGTTCAAGGACAATACGATGATTTCTGTCGGTCCCAATACGGTATATACAATTGATGAATATGTATTTAAACCAGGTGAACAGAAGCTGGCCTTTGTTTCTAAAATATCCAGGGGAACGCTGCATTTTGTCTCGGGAAGTCTTACCAAAATGGCTCCCGATGCAGTTAAAGTAAAAACTCCGGAGGCAACAATCGGATTTAGGGGCACACGTTGCCTGATTAAAGTTGAGGATAATTAA